A single genomic interval of Spinacia oleracea cultivar Varoflay chromosome 6, BTI_SOV_V1, whole genome shotgun sequence harbors:
- the LOC110784915 gene encoding geraniol 8-hydroxylase-like encodes MDLLSYIKWILPIFATIFLFVSLAKPKSKNLPPGPSPLPIFGNLLKFLPHVTQPHKYFAELAKTYGPVMSLQLGSTTVIIVSTSTLAKQVLLKNHDVFSNLYHLDAIRVHDHEKLSIGPLPPSSPMWRVLKKIYNTRLLSDKMLENMQTHRYRKLDEMLCYMKECSKANIVVDVGQALYDASFDMISSTICSMDSGNDARIREIKDLMDCIIKELGRPNIVDGYPILKMIDPQRIRHRLTAYCVKLFKLFDEIIAMRSMSRNDQVSGHGLYNDLLDVIFDVMDEQRDEINRDHVHHLLLDLFGAGMDTTSKTMEWAMAELLRNPMVLRKLQEELDRVIGKGNTILESHISELPYLQAIVKETLRIHPTAPLLLPRIVEKNIEIDGFEFPKGAMLIVNAWAIGRDPHTWVNPDSFSPERFLGSELEVKSQFNQLYTFGAGKKSCPGMPLAIRMVSLVLGNLICWFDWKLEEFEDLQKVFEIDDHFGITLKKAISLRAIPITRA; translated from the exons ATGGATTTGTTGAGTTACATAAAGTGGATACTACCAATATTTGCAACAATCTTTTTATTTGTATCACTAGCCAAACCCAAATCTAAAAACCTACCCCCCGGACCCTCACCTTTACCCATATTTGGAAACCTCTTGAAATTCTTACCTCATGTCACCCAACCTCACAAGTACTTTGCCGAGCTTGCTAAGACTTATGGCCCCGTCATGAGCCTTCAGCTCGGCTCCACGACTGTCATTATCGTTTCAACTTCCACACTTGCCAAACAAGTCCTCCTCAAAAATCATGATGTTTTTTCAAACTTATACCATCTTGATGCTATTCGAGTTCATGATCATGAAAAACTCTCCATTGGCCCGTTACCACCCTCTTCTCCTATGTGGAGGGTCCTTAAGAAAATCTACAATACCCGATTGTTGAGTGACAAAATGTTGGAAAACATGCAAACACATAGGTACCGAAAATTAGATGAAATGCTATGTTATATGAAAGAATGCTCGAAAGCTAACATCGTTGTTGATGTTGGACAAGCGTTATATGATGCTTCTTTCGATATGATTTCTAGCACCATTTGTTCCATGGATTCGGGTAATGATGCGAGGATAAGAGAGATTAAGGATTTGATGGATTGCATCATTAAAGAGCTTGGGAGACCTAACATTGTTGATGGATATCCTATCCTCAAAATGATTGATCCACAACGAATTAGACATCGATTAACCGcttattgtgttaaattgttTAAGTTATTTGATGAAATTATAGCGATGAGATCGATGTCCAGAAATGATCAAGTGTCAGGCCATGGGTTGTACAATGATCTTTTGGACGTAATCTTTGATGTTATGGATGAACAAAGGGATGAAATTAACCGAGATCACGTCCACCATCTGTTATTG GATCTCTTTGGTGCGGGAATGGACACAACTTCAAAGACAATGGAGTGGGCAATGGCAGAGTTACTTCGAAACCCTATGGTTCTACGCAAATTGCAAGAAGAACTAGACAGAGTGATCGGAAAAGGCAATACTATTTTGGAATCGCACATCTCAGAACTTCCATACCTACAAGCAATTGTCAAAGAAACCCTTAGAATTCATCCAACAGCTCCTTTATTACTCCCACGCATAGTGGAGAAAAACATAGAAATTGATGGCTTTGAATTTCCCAAAGGTGCAATGCTTATAGTTAATGCATGGGCTATTGGTCGTGACCCGCATACTTGGGTTAACCCGGATTCATTCTCACCGGAGCGGTTTTTGGGGTCGGAGCTCGAGGTTAAGAGTCAATTTAATCAGTTATATACATTTGGTGCAGGAAAGAAAAGTTGTCCTGGAATGCCTTTAGCCATACGTATGGTTTCTTTGGTTTTGGGTAATTTAATATGTTGGTTTGATTGGAAACTTGAAGAGTTTGAAGATCTACAAAAGGTTTTTGAAATAGATGATCATTTCGGAATTACTTTAAAGAAAGCCATATCTCTACGTGCTATTCCAATTACTCGTGCATAG
- the LOC110784932 gene encoding uncharacterized protein — MAFASVYPCKSTPHVSHFTLTSLTYVGSPTCRRNLHIPKAMKLIPESIHQTWNLRKSISHQRKLEINPPLAAMDSDTSYQIHSLADVVNKFYKCINDNDRKALEDLISSDCRLEDSAFPYIIHKKKEVISLLVQLADSMGENVQFKLGTVCQGEELIASVNWHLEWKEDQIPFSKGCSTFQCSNEGDRLVIRKIQNITESPVKPGVLTMALLKMVRSLFDEFPKPAKWFLKSPHIILQAVLNIYGLFLSPIVNPILTVYITLCKIMARTLGSVMSFLHLISRFFNNNSTSTDIDTKSSSTNIDKTSPPTDTDNDDTSVMETEEEPNTLPEQT; from the exons ATGGCTTTTGCCTCTGTTTATCCCTGCAAAAGTACGCCTCACGTATCTCACTTCACCCTAACTTCTCTCACCTATGTAGGCTCTCCAACATGTAGAAGAAACCTACATATACCTAAAGCGATGAAACTTATCCCCGAGTCTATACACCAGACATGGAATCTGAGAAAAAGTATCAGCCACCAGAGGAAGCTCGAGATAAATCCCCCGTTAGCAGCAATGGACTCAGACACCAGCTACCAGATTCACTCTTTGGCAGATGTTGTCAACAAATTTTACAAATGTATCAACGACAACGACAGGAAGGCGCTAGAGGATCTCATCTCAAGCGACTGTCGTCTTGAGGATTCAGCTTTCCCCTATATAATCCACAAGAAGAAG GAAGTCATAAGCTTGTTAGTTCAACTTGCTGATTCTATGGGTGAAAATGTCCAGTTCAAACTAGGAACTGTTTGTCAAGGAGAAGAACTCATAGCTTCTGTGAATTGGCATTTGG AGTGGAAGGAAGACCAAATCCCTTTCTCTAAAGGGTGCAGTACTTTTCAGTGCTCAAATGAAGGTGATAGACTTGTAATAAG GAAAATCCAGAACATAACAGAGTCACCGGTAAAACCCGGTGTATTAACCATG GCTTTGCTTAAGATGGTGAGATCACTGTTCGACGAATTCCCTAAGCCTGCAAAAT GGTTCCTAAAGAGTCCACATATCATTCTTCAGGCAGTGCTTAACATATACGGCCTATTCTTAAGCCCCATTGTAAACCCAATTCTAACAGTGTACATCACTCTATGTAAAATTATGGCTCGAACACTTGGCTCCGTGATGAGTTTTCTGCACCTCATTTCAAGATTTTTCAATAATAACTCAACATCAACCGACATTGATACAAAGTCATCATCAACTAACATCGATAAAACTTCACCACCAACTGACACTGATAATGATGATACCTCAGTCATGGAAACTGAGGAAGAACCTAACACTCTGCCAGAACAAACTTAG
- the LOC110784913 gene encoding protein SPIRAL1-like 5, with protein sequence MSRGGSYGGGQSSLGYLFGSKEGQPENNPPPSPSKIVNPPYGTDIQGEKPSSQKLDNNNYHRAQGQNSGNFITDRPSTKVKSVPGGSSSLGYLFGDNSDK encoded by the exons ATGAGTAGAGGTGGAAGTTATGGCGGAGGGCAAAGCTCGTTGGGTTACTTGTTTGGGTCGAAAGAAGGGCAACCGGAAAACAACCCTCCTCCCTCTCCGTCAAAGATCGTGAATCCGCCTTATGGTACCGACATACAAGGAGAGAAGCCGTCTTCACAAAAGCTAGATAACAACAATTATCATAGAGCTCAAGGCCAAAACTCAGGAAACTTCATCACT GATCGGCCATCGACCAAAGTGAAATCTGTGCCAGGAGGAAGCTCATCGCTTGGATACTTGTTTGGAGATAACTCAGATAAGTGA